One segment of Desulfovermiculus halophilus DSM 18834 DNA contains the following:
- a CDS encoding ABC transporter ATP-binding protein: MGLGAKFHLRPRHKRILAYVRESWGKLALAMLCMLVVSATTSGTAFIVKPILDDIFMKQNERMLLLMPILVLLIYVFRGVAMFGQEYLMQYVGENIIKQLREDLYAKISDLSLSFFQQQKTGVLMSRITNDVNIIKTMVSTAVTGALRDVFTIVGLVFVIFYRDWQLALIAMVVLPVAFFPIYEFGRRIRRFSTRSQESMADLNAFLHETFAGNKIVKAFGMEPQEKARFLNKNQKYYRYEIKTYRIKALSSPIMEFLGGIGMALVIWYGGYGVIHGDSTPGTFFSFMTAVMMMYAPIKKLSKLNNAVQRGMAAADRVFDILETKSEIVEPRDPVPMPPPPHTVFFDHVGFAYAGNTSVLQDICLQVQPGERLGIVGTSGGGKTSLVNLIPRFYDPTSGTVRIDGIDIRSFAVSELRSRIGVVTQEPILFNDTVRANIAYGTDNPTQEQILDAARSAYLYDFIHSLPDGLDTVIGELGGRLSGGEKQRMCIARALLKDAPILILDEATSALDAEAEQLVQKALENLMQGRTSFVIAHRLSTVIDADRIIVLSGGRIVEQGSHASLMAAGGEYYRLYSKQFSSRSASS; this comes from the coding sequence ATGGGACTTGGAGCAAAATTTCACCTTCGCCCCAGACACAAGCGCATTTTGGCCTATGTCCGGGAAAGCTGGGGCAAGCTGGCCCTGGCCATGCTCTGTATGCTTGTGGTCTCGGCAACAACGTCCGGGACGGCCTTTATCGTCAAGCCGATCCTGGATGACATCTTCATGAAGCAAAATGAGCGCATGCTTTTGCTCATGCCCATTCTTGTCCTCCTCATTTACGTCTTTCGCGGCGTGGCCATGTTCGGCCAGGAATACCTCATGCAATACGTGGGGGAAAACATCATCAAGCAGCTGCGCGAAGACCTGTACGCCAAGATTTCCGACCTGTCCCTGTCCTTTTTTCAGCAGCAGAAGACCGGGGTTCTCATGTCCCGGATCACCAACGATGTGAACATCATCAAGACCATGGTGTCCACCGCGGTCACCGGGGCCCTGCGGGACGTATTTACCATTGTCGGTCTGGTCTTCGTTATCTTTTACCGGGACTGGCAACTGGCCCTGATCGCCATGGTGGTCCTGCCGGTGGCCTTTTTCCCCATCTACGAGTTCGGACGCCGGATTCGGCGCTTCAGCACCAGGAGCCAGGAATCCATGGCCGACTTGAATGCGTTTCTGCACGAGACCTTTGCCGGAAACAAGATCGTCAAGGCCTTCGGCATGGAGCCCCAGGAAAAGGCCCGTTTCTTGAACAAGAATCAGAAATACTATCGGTATGAGATAAAGACCTACCGGATTAAGGCCTTGAGTTCTCCGATCATGGAGTTCCTCGGAGGCATCGGCATGGCCCTGGTCATTTGGTACGGCGGATATGGGGTCATTCACGGGGACTCCACTCCGGGGACCTTTTTTTCCTTTATGACCGCTGTGATGATGATGTACGCTCCGATCAAAAAACTGAGCAAGTTGAACAACGCAGTCCAGCGGGGCATGGCCGCAGCCGACCGGGTATTCGACATCCTGGAGACCAAATCGGAGATCGTGGAGCCGAGGGATCCCGTGCCCATGCCTCCGCCTCCGCACACCGTATTTTTTGATCATGTCGGGTTTGCCTACGCCGGGAATACATCTGTCCTGCAGGATATCTGTCTTCAGGTCCAGCCCGGGGAACGGCTGGGGATCGTGGGGACCAGCGGGGGAGGCAAAACCAGCCTGGTGAATTTGATCCCCAGGTTCTACGATCCAACGTCCGGGACCGTCAGAATCGACGGGATCGATATCCGCAGCTTTGCTGTCTCTGAGCTTCGAAGCCGGATCGGGGTGGTCACCCAGGAACCGATTCTGTTCAACGATACAGTGAGGGCCAACATAGCCTACGGAACAGACAACCCCACCCAGGAGCAGATCCTGGATGCAGCAAGGTCAGCCTACCTGTACGATTTCATCCACAGCCTTCCTGACGGCCTGGACACGGTCATTGGTGAGCTCGGGGGGCGTCTGTCCGGAGGGGAAAAGCAGCGGATGTGCATAGCCCGCGCTCTGTTGAAGGATGCCCCGATTCTTATCCTGGACGAAGCGACATCCGCTCTGGATGCCGAAGCCGAGCAGCTGGTACAGAAGGCTTTGGAGAACCTGATGCAGGGCAGGACATCATTCGTCATTGCCCACAGACTGTCCACGGTCATCGATGCGGACCGGATCATTGTTCTGTCCGGAGGCAGGATCGTGGAGCAGGGCAGCCACGCCTCCCTGATGGCCGCGGGAGGGGAGTATTACCGGCTGTATTCCAAGCAGTTTTCCTCCCGGTCCGCCAGCTCCTGA
- a CDS encoding DNA polymerase IV, with the protein MNTAQRIILHLDMDAFFASVEQVDQPSLRGKPVIIGGLSDRGVVSTASYEARPYGIHSAMPMATARNLCPHGIFLSGRRRRYAQISRQIMAILQDCSPVVEKASIDEAYMDLTGCERLLGPAEDIARSIKDRIFHQHELTCSIGLAPNKFLAKIGSDLDKPDGLRVIPPASVPEFMASLPVSKLPGVGAKTVARLHELGISTCGQISQFSLEFWEAKWGKRGRALFYLAQGQDDGQVVPRRKAKSCGAEDTFARDTADRETIKTWLLEQSEEVGRSLRKIKSRGRTVTLKIKFNDFQTVTRNRTLAQPTDCTQVIYRTVCGLLDEMRLSKSVRLCGVSVSQFQARQSQLSLFPEQNSPRDRNLDQAVDTITAKFGNRALVRGAVLSLQTREPSEPKETK; encoded by the coding sequence ATGAATACTGCTCAAAGGATCATCCTCCACCTGGACATGGACGCCTTCTTTGCGTCTGTGGAACAGGTGGACCAACCCAGCCTGCGGGGGAAGCCGGTCATAATCGGTGGCCTCTCCGATCGGGGCGTGGTCTCCACTGCTTCCTACGAGGCCAGACCGTACGGCATACACTCGGCCATGCCCATGGCCACGGCCCGCAACCTGTGCCCCCACGGGATCTTTCTTTCCGGCCGCAGACGGCGATACGCCCAGATCTCCCGCCAGATCATGGCCATCCTCCAGGACTGCTCCCCGGTCGTGGAAAAGGCCTCCATCGACGAGGCCTATATGGACCTCACCGGCTGCGAACGACTCCTGGGCCCGGCTGAAGACATTGCCCGAAGCATCAAAGACCGCATCTTCCACCAGCATGAACTGACCTGTTCCATCGGCCTGGCCCCGAACAAGTTCCTGGCCAAGATCGGCTCAGACCTGGACAAGCCGGATGGCCTGCGGGTCATTCCTCCGGCCTCGGTCCCGGAGTTCATGGCCTCCCTCCCTGTTTCCAAGCTGCCCGGCGTAGGAGCCAAAACAGTTGCCCGGCTGCATGAACTGGGCATTTCGACCTGCGGCCAGATCAGTCAGTTTTCCCTGGAGTTCTGGGAAGCCAAATGGGGAAAGCGGGGGCGGGCACTGTTTTATCTGGCCCAGGGCCAGGATGACGGACAGGTCGTACCCAGACGGAAAGCAAAATCCTGCGGAGCCGAGGACACCTTTGCCCGGGATACGGCGGATCGGGAGACGATCAAGACCTGGCTGCTGGAACAAAGCGAAGAGGTCGGCCGCTCTCTGCGGAAAATCAAGAGCCGGGGAAGGACAGTAACCCTGAAGATCAAGTTCAATGACTTCCAAACCGTTACCCGCAACCGGACCCTGGCCCAACCCACGGATTGCACCCAGGTCATCTACCGAACCGTCTGCGGCCTGCTGGATGAGATGCGCCTTTCCAAATCCGTGCGCCTCTGCGGGGTCAGCGTTTCCCAGTTCCAGGCCAGACAGTCCCAGCTCTCCCTGTTTCCGGAGCAGAACTCCCCCCGGGACCGGAACCTGGACCAGGCGGTGGATACTATCACGGCCAAATTCGGGAACCGGGCCCTGGTCCGAGGGGCTGTGCTCAGCCTGCAGACCCGCGAACCGTCAGAGCCAAAGGAGACAAAATGA
- a CDS encoding FprA family A-type flavoprotein encodes MNPVEIKPGVYWVGAVDWNLRDFHGYSKSSRGTTYNAYLVLDDKVTLFDTVDSRFTSELLCQIAQIIDPAKIDQIVVNHCEPDHSGCLAEIVDRVRPEVMYVSKMGKQFLDGRFHTHDWPLHVVGNKETASLGKRTVQFLETRMLHWPDSMVSYIPEDKLLISQDAFGQNIASSQRFDDWIPWPELKSYMAHYYANIILPFSAQVPKALQAVQELGWDIDMIAPDHGLVLKDNVANTLAAYQEFAAQQPTAKAVIVYDTMWKSTAMMADSLASGLSAEDIEVKLFAIKSWHHSDVMGEVWDAGAVLVGSPTHNNGVLPLIADMLTYMQGLKPQNKIGYAFGSYGWSGEAPKKIAQWLQDMGMDLPEEPAGIKHVPTHDQAKDLFAVGQRLGRQIKDRATGSR; translated from the coding sequence ATGAATCCGGTGGAAATCAAACCCGGAGTGTACTGGGTCGGTGCCGTGGATTGGAACCTGCGCGACTTTCACGGATATTCCAAATCGTCACGGGGCACCACCTACAATGCCTACCTCGTCCTGGACGACAAGGTGACCTTGTTCGACACCGTGGACTCCAGGTTCACTTCAGAGCTTCTATGCCAAATCGCACAAATTATCGACCCGGCCAAGATCGATCAGATCGTGGTCAATCACTGCGAGCCTGACCACAGCGGATGCCTGGCCGAGATTGTGGACCGGGTCCGGCCAGAAGTCATGTATGTCTCCAAAATGGGCAAGCAGTTCCTTGACGGCCGCTTCCACACCCACGACTGGCCCCTGCATGTGGTCGGAAACAAGGAAACAGCCTCTCTGGGCAAGCGCACGGTCCAGTTTCTGGAGACCAGGATGCTCCACTGGCCGGACAGCATGGTCTCCTATATCCCTGAAGACAAGCTCCTTATTTCCCAGGACGCCTTCGGCCAGAACATAGCCTCCAGCCAGCGCTTCGACGACTGGATCCCATGGCCGGAGCTCAAGTCCTATATGGCTCACTACTACGCCAATATCATTCTCCCCTTTTCCGCCCAGGTCCCCAAGGCCCTGCAGGCTGTCCAGGAGCTGGGCTGGGATATTGACATGATCGCCCCGGATCACGGGCTGGTCCTCAAGGACAACGTGGCCAACACCCTGGCCGCCTACCAGGAGTTTGCGGCTCAACAGCCGACAGCCAAGGCCGTCATAGTCTACGACACCATGTGGAAGTCCACCGCCATGATGGCCGACAGCCTGGCTTCGGGACTGAGTGCGGAAGACATCGAGGTCAAGCTTTTTGCCATCAAGAGCTGGCATCATTCCGACGTCATGGGCGAAGTCTGGGACGCCGGGGCCGTACTGGTCGGATCGCCGACCCACAACAACGGAGTTCTTCCCCTGATCGCCGACATGCTTACCTATATGCAGGGCTTAAAGCCCCAAAACAAGATCGGCTATGCCTTTGGTTCCTACGGCTGGAGCGGCGAGGCCCCGAAAAAGATCGCCCAGTGGCTGCAGGACATGGGCATGGACCTGCCTGAAGAGCCGGCAGGCATAAAGCATGTCCCCACCCACGATCAGGCCAAGGACCTCTTTGCCGTGGGCCAGCGCCTGGGCAGACAGATCAAGGACCGGGCCACGGGTTCAAGGTAG
- a CDS encoding SidJ-related pseudokinase gives MPPSFTAQYLTVRSTAQKLAQQPEQAGLEDIDLLHRVLSDPTHNRQTCAHFLYLEAATALSGFVSRSSPGHLRSRAWETLHAFAATSTGSTTLAAAQALGSLPLSITPPQQPALDLEDGPPRDIHSLISRAGMSEPRITRAGRSLVCTDPALPGRILVLKMARTEGQGYDLANEAWWMQYLGADKDLLPDQHIPVPLRGCLRIQRTSRITASGGESLPDAPYCLPYLTTPAYFTYALDPAPERNLDFTCFDRVLAKAARGFGQLSRRGIVHTAPIPLFHNRTQSGRRDDQGVYVWTRGGRLDRWFASCLYPNFGLSGLRDFEHLQPWSGSSRHLFHHLGTQILSLILAAGSWFRLQDPTCMGLTPDREPVDARHLFDPQAFTQLLKTIVREYSAGFLGAPLDAETLDCDETAKALIEPLGVDRHMTEVLRARDQLQYTGQEFTALLRSKALAPDMDCAPGEQDITLVTGPHLGEFNSRISAPELIGFTAAVAGQCIARAFFQELADREENCLEYSR, from the coding sequence ATGCCCCCATCCTTTACCGCCCAATACCTGACTGTCCGCTCCACAGCTCAAAAGCTCGCTCAACAGCCGGAACAGGCCGGTTTGGAAGACATCGACCTCCTGCACCGGGTCCTCTCTGATCCCACCCACAATCGGCAGACCTGCGCCCACTTCCTGTACCTGGAAGCAGCCACTGCCTTGAGCGGCTTCGTATCCCGCAGCTCACCCGGACATTTGCGTTCCCGGGCCTGGGAAACCCTGCATGCATTCGCCGCCACGAGTACCGGATCGACCACCCTGGCCGCGGCCCAGGCCTTGGGGAGCCTGCCCCTGAGCATCACTCCCCCGCAGCAGCCCGCTCTGGACCTGGAAGACGGCCCTCCACGGGATATTCATTCTCTGATCAGCCGGGCGGGCATGTCCGAGCCAAGGATTACCCGGGCCGGCCGCAGCCTGGTGTGCACCGACCCGGCCCTTCCCGGCCGGATCCTGGTTCTCAAAATGGCCCGGACAGAGGGCCAGGGCTATGATCTGGCCAATGAGGCTTGGTGGATGCAGTATCTGGGCGCAGACAAGGACCTCCTGCCGGATCAGCACATCCCGGTTCCCCTGCGGGGCTGCTTGCGGATCCAGCGCACCTCACGGATCACAGCCTCGGGCGGTGAATCACTCCCGGATGCACCATATTGCCTGCCCTATCTGACCACCCCGGCCTACTTCACCTATGCTTTGGACCCGGCCCCTGAACGCAACCTGGACTTTACCTGCTTTGACCGAGTACTGGCCAAGGCAGCCAGGGGATTCGGGCAGCTGAGCAGGCGGGGGATTGTACATACAGCCCCCATTCCCCTGTTTCACAACCGGACTCAGTCCGGACGCCGGGACGACCAGGGGGTGTATGTCTGGACCAGGGGAGGACGCCTGGACCGGTGGTTCGCATCCTGTCTGTATCCGAACTTCGGCCTCTCCGGACTGCGCGATTTCGAGCATCTGCAGCCCTGGTCCGGCAGCTCCCGGCATCTCTTTCACCACCTGGGGACCCAGATCCTCAGTCTCATTTTGGCGGCCGGGAGCTGGTTCCGGCTCCAGGACCCGACCTGTATGGGGCTGACCCCGGACAGGGAACCAGTGGATGCCAGGCATCTTTTTGATCCCCAGGCCTTTACACAATTGCTCAAGACCATTGTGCGGGAATATTCGGCGGGATTTCTGGGCGCTCCCCTGGATGCGGAAACCTTGGACTGCGATGAGACGGCCAAGGCGCTGATAGAGCCCCTGGGAGTGGACCGGCATATGACCGAGGTGCTCAGGGCCCGGGATCAGCTGCAATACACCGGGCAGGAATTCACCGCCCTGCTCAGATCCAAGGCCCTGGCCCCAGACATGGATTGTGCCCCGGGTGAACAGGATATCACTCTGGTCACCGGCCCCCATTTGGGAGAGTTCAACAGCCGGATTTCAGCTCCTGAGCTTATCGGCTTTACCGCTGCGGTTGCCGGGCAGTGCATCGCCCGGGCCTTTTTTCAGGAGCTGGCGGACCGGGAGGAAAACTGCTTGGAATACAGCCGGTAA
- a CDS encoding MBL fold metallo-hydrolase: MIEKVQDPVYRITVPMPNNPLKYLNAYVLYGTERSCLIDTGLNRDSCWTALNQGLQELEIDISRLDVLVTHMHSDHSGLVPRLYAQGAGIYMSPPDAEVITRPLDLETIQRFALLNGLPGDQLSQAVDAHPGFKYRPQGPVEIQALGEGDRIEYNGLTLHCLLTPGHTRGHLCFYEPDRKLLFAGDTLLEEITPNISQWVPGEDPLSHYMHSLDRLQDLEVSLVLPGHRRLFSDHRRRIREIREHHVQRLEEVRRIVWDQPGHGFDIASGMTWDLDTTDWNKFPLAQKWFATGEALAHLSYLESRGEIHKTRSGPHQIWSPASCT; this comes from the coding sequence ATGATCGAGAAGGTTCAGGACCCAGTGTACCGGATCACTGTGCCCATGCCCAACAACCCCCTGAAGTATCTCAATGCCTACGTCCTGTACGGAACAGAGCGCAGCTGCCTGATCGACACCGGCCTGAACCGTGATTCGTGCTGGACGGCGCTGAACCAGGGGCTGCAGGAACTGGAGATAGATATCTCCAGACTGGATGTCCTGGTCACCCATATGCATTCCGACCACAGCGGGCTGGTCCCCAGGCTGTATGCCCAGGGGGCAGGGATATACATGAGTCCTCCGGACGCGGAGGTGATCACCCGGCCTTTGGACCTGGAGACCATACAGCGCTTTGCCCTGCTCAACGGACTGCCCGGCGACCAGCTGAGCCAGGCAGTGGACGCCCATCCCGGATTCAAGTACCGGCCCCAGGGTCCGGTTGAGATTCAAGCCCTGGGGGAAGGAGACAGGATCGAATATAACGGGCTCACCCTGCACTGCCTGCTCACTCCAGGGCACACCAGGGGCCACCTCTGCTTCTACGAGCCGGACCGCAAGCTGCTCTTTGCCGGAGACACGCTGCTGGAGGAAATCACCCCCAACATCTCCCAATGGGTGCCGGGGGAGGATCCCTTGAGCCACTACATGCACAGTCTGGATCGCCTGCAGGACCTGGAGGTTTCCCTGGTTCTGCCCGGGCATAGACGGTTGTTTTCAGACCATAGACGCCGGATCCGGGAGATCAGGGAGCACCATGTGCAGCGCCTGGAGGAGGTCAGGCGGATCGTTTGGGACCAGCCGGGGCACGGCTTCGATATAGCCTCCGGCATGACCTGGGATTTGGACACCACGGACTGGAACAAGTTTCCCCTGGCCCAAAAGTGGTTTGCAACCGGCGAGGCCCTTGCTCACTTGAGCTATTTGGAATCCCGGGGCGAGATTCACAAAACCAGGTCCGGACCGCACCAGATATGGAGCCCGGCCTCCTGCACATGA
- a CDS encoding transcriptional repressor: MNPIKNLRVTPQRRVILEELRKVRSHPTADELYEMVRKRLPKVSLGTIYRNLDLLSSEGIIQKVQAGNSQMRFDGNPHPHIHICCTNCGRVADVHSGPDTAALCREIDTDFTILSCNVLVYGVCPEC, from the coding sequence GTGAATCCGATTAAGAACCTTCGGGTCACCCCCCAGCGCAGAGTCATCCTTGAGGAGCTGCGCAAGGTACGTTCCCATCCAACCGCAGACGAGCTCTACGAGATGGTCCGCAAAAGGCTGCCCAAGGTCAGCCTGGGGACCATTTACCGCAATCTGGACCTGTTGTCCTCAGAAGGCATCATCCAGAAGGTGCAGGCCGGAAACAGCCAGATGCGGTTTGACGGAAATCCGCATCCGCATATCCATATCTGCTGCACCAACTGCGGTCGAGTGGCGGATGTGCACTCCGGACCGGATACCGCGGCCCTGTGCCGGGAGATTGATACCGACTTCACCATCCTCAGCTGCAATGTGCTGGTCTATGGGGTTTGCCCCGAGTGCTAA
- a CDS encoding enoyl-CoA hydratase/isomerase family protein, translating into MQLQTCRYEHPGSGLGLITLDRPKEYNAINKTMTRELEQVLNQAAKDDRVRVLVLTGSGPAFCAGGDLAWLMEADDQPKKREIVDLAGGLIEKLWHFEKPVLAGVNGVAAGAGTALVLACDMSIAAESARFAPNFVNIAAVPDSAASWLLPRVVGMHRAMELMLSGRTLSASQAYELGLFTSVVPDTEFQDQVREMAGRLAGGPQGAIRSIKALLKASADNDLSRHLEEEAVRQVRAWSDPDFAEGVQAFVHKRTPRFA; encoded by the coding sequence ATGCAACTGCAGACGTGTCGGTATGAACATCCAGGTTCTGGCCTGGGTCTGATCACTTTGGATCGGCCCAAGGAGTACAATGCGATCAACAAAACCATGACCCGGGAATTGGAGCAGGTCCTGAATCAGGCGGCCAAGGACGACCGGGTGCGGGTTCTGGTCCTGACCGGAAGCGGCCCTGCGTTTTGTGCCGGGGGCGACCTCGCCTGGCTGATGGAGGCCGATGACCAGCCCAAGAAACGGGAGATTGTGGATCTGGCCGGGGGCCTGATCGAAAAGCTCTGGCATTTTGAAAAGCCGGTTCTGGCCGGAGTAAACGGAGTAGCCGCCGGAGCCGGAACCGCCCTGGTCCTGGCCTGTGACATGAGCATTGCTGCCGAGTCGGCCAGATTCGCCCCCAATTTTGTGAACATCGCTGCTGTTCCGGACAGCGCTGCGTCCTGGCTGCTGCCCCGGGTGGTGGGCATGCACCGGGCCATGGAGCTGATGCTATCCGGCCGTACCCTGTCGGCTTCCCAGGCTTATGAGCTGGGACTCTTTACCTCTGTCGTTCCGGACACGGAGTTCCAGGACCAGGTTCGGGAAATGGCCGGGAGGCTGGCCGGGGGCCCGCAGGGCGCGATCAGGTCCATAAAGGCCCTGCTCAAGGCCAGCGCGGACAACGATCTGAGCCGGCACCTTGAAGAAGAAGCCGTGCGTCAGGTCCGGGCCTGGTCTGATCCGGACTTTGCCGAAGGCGTGCAGGCCTTTGTGCACAAGCGCACGCCCCGTTTCGCCTGA